GGTTGGGGGAAGCTGTGAATGGCAACTTCAGTTGAAGCAATATTGGTCGCTTTAGAATCATTGTAACAACGGATGCCCTTGATTCTGCCCACATATTCAATGCGATGCGGAACTGCAGAAAATGTCATCAGACCTTGAGCCAGTATTGCAGGATCATTGATAAAATCCATGACGGCAGCAACTGCAGCCAGGGCATTGCTTAAATTGTGCTTACCGGGCAGAGGCAGGGCTTTGGCGGGAAGAATGGGACTCCATTCACCGTCTCTCATGATACCGATGACACCTTCTGCCAACATGACATCACCGCCAGATGGGCTTGACACTGAGAAATATCGGATGGGATCCACTGTGATATCGTGACGTGACAACTCAGGATCATCCCTGTTAATAACAGCCATGCACGTGTCGTCAAGATTCCTGAGCAAGCCTAGTTTGGACTCGTAATAGGCTGCCAGACTTGGGTACCGGTCGAGATGATCTGGTGTCAGATTCAGTATTACCGCAACTTGAGGTTTGAAAGTATCAATATTATCTAACTGAAAACTACTGACCTCTAATACAAATATGGGTTTTGCAGGCTCTTTTTCAAGTCTATCCATTAACACTTCAGAAGCGGCCACACCTACGTTCCCACCAAGAAAGCTATCGTACCCTGCAGTTAGGAGTAGATGGTGGATAAGATTTACGGTGGTTGTCTTACCATTTGAACCGGTAACGGCAATAATTGGAGCATCGATGAACCAGGATGTCATCTCAATTTCTGAATACAGCGGAATATTCTTAGTCCTGATCTTTTGAATGATATCAGCATTCTCAGGGATGCCAGGGCTGACAACCACGAAATCACTTTCAAGGACGTCAGGAGAATGATAGCCGAATTCAAATTCAGCTTCAATGTCAGCCAGAATTTGACGTTTATCAGCATCAAATTTATCAGCATCAAATTCACTCACCAGAACCTTCGCTCCAAAATGTCTGAGCAGTCGTGCTGCACCCATGGCAGAGCGTTGGCTCCCCAGGATGGTAACGTTTTTACCTGATATGTCAGCAGTATTCATGTTACCTGATCTTGAATGTCGACAGCGTTAGAAAGGCGAAGAGAATTCCCATGATCCAAAAGCGGATCACTATTTTATTCTCATCCCAACCTTTTAGTTCATAATGATGGTGAATCGGGGCCATGCGAAATAGCCGGCGACCTTCACCATGCTTCTTTTTGGTATATTTGAAGTAGCGCACTTGAATGATCACGGAGATGGATTCAATGATGAATACACCACCTGCGAAGGGGAGTAGAAACTCTTTCTTCAGCATGACTGCCACCGCCCCAAGTGCGGCACCAAGAGCCAGCGACCCTGTATCGCCCATAAAGACCTCTGCAGGTCGAGCGTTAAACCAGAGAAAACCAAGCGAAGCTCCAATAAGTGCCGCACAAAAGACAGTGAGCTCTCCTGCACTAGGGAGATATATGATATTTAAATATTGACTAAAATCTGCACGGCCTGTGATATAGGCTATGCCAGCAAAAACGAGGGCTGCGATTGCCATAAGACCTGAAGCAAGACCATCGAGACCGTCGCTGAGGTTGACAGAATTTGACGTTGCAGTAATAACAAAAATAACAAAGGGGATGTATATCCAGGCAGATTTGAGATCGAAAACCAGGTCCTTGAAAAAGGGGAGGGTAGTAGCAGTCTCAACACCTGCAAATTCAGGATGAAGTACCATGACGCCACCCAATACCAAGCCCAGACTTATTTGCCCAAGGAGTTTATAGCGGGCGATAAGACCTTTCTTAGACTTTTTTACGGCCTTGAGATAGTCATCGATAAATCCAACAATTCCCATCCAGACCACTGAGACCACCATCATTTGGATATAGACATTATCTAACCTGCCAAATAAGAGAGTAGGTACCAGAATCGCACCGATAATGATGAGGCCACCCATGGTAGGGGTCCCGGCTTTGGCCGAGTGGGATTCAGGTCCGTTGGTTCGAATAGTTTCGCCAATTTGCATTTTATGCAGTTTTTTAATAATCCAGGGGCCTACAATAAATGAAAACAGGACCGCAGTAATGGCAGCACCAGCTGAGCGAAAGGAAATGTATCGGAATACGTTCAATGCAGAGAAGTATTCCTGGAGGGGCAACAGTAAATGATATAGCATTAGTTGTTTTCCTTATAGGCATTGACATAATCTTCCAACTGCATCCCACGAGACCCTTTTAAATAAACAAGGTCTCCTTGCTTGACTTCATTCAAGAAATGTTGAAGAGATTGTGATTTATCTTTGCTGTAGAAAAGTGATGTAAAACCCTGTTCTTTAAGGTAATTAGCACTACTGGAAACTGCTTCCCCAAATAAAATAATGTAATCAAATCCGGCCATGAGCATTTGTGAAGCAGCTTTGATATGTGATTCGATGCTCTGAACACCAAGCTCCAGCATGTCGGCGAAAATGAGAATTTTTCTTGCTGACGTCTTGATTTCAGCCATGGTTTCAAATCCAACTTTTGCACTGGCTGGATTAGCATTATAGGCATCATTATAGAAGTGCACCCCCCCAACTTCTTCATGTTGCATGCGTCCAGCTTCACCTGGGTAATTCTCAAGAGCTTCCTGAAGTTGGTCAAAGCGAATACCATTTTGTAAAGCAATGGTAGCTGCAGCAGCTGCATTTAACACGATGGCCTTCCCAGCCTGACTCAAATGGGCAGAGAATTTTCTGAATTGAAGATCATAGCAACCTAAGACATCCGGTCCTGCCATTGTGAAGCTGCGTTCAACTTCCTTTTTAAAGCTAAAGGCGATATGATTGGGGCAGCTCTGCCCCAACTGTGCGACTCTTTGATCATCAACATTCACGAAGGCGCGCCCATGGTTGGCACCGAGATATTGAAATAATTCACCCTTGGTAGCTTGAATAGTCTCGATATCATGAAAAAATTCAGTGTGTGCCAAAGCGATATTGGTGATGACACCTTGATCCGGTTGGGCAATTTCGCACAGGTACTGGATATCACCTTTTTGGCTGGCGCCCATTTCAATCACTGCCACTTCATGGGATTCGTTCAGCTTCAGAATTGTCAATGGTAAGCCAATATGATTGTTAAAGTTACCATCAGTTGATAATACGGAAAATCGCTTGCTCAGGATATGCGCGAGCAGGTTTTTTGTGGATGTTTTTCCGTTTGTCCCTGTAATGGCGATGAGAGGTATCTTAAAAAGCTTCCGGTGTGCAGTGGCAAGGTCAGCAAGAGATTTGACCGGATCTTCTGTCATTATCAGAGGGATGGAAGCGTCCCAATCTTCGTATCCGTCCCATGAAGTGGAGGCCATAACTGCTGAAGCGCCACGGGAAATGGCTTTTGGGATATAGTCATGACCATCCACTTGGGAACCGATAAATGCAACGAAGAGGTCTCCAGCATTTAAGCTTCGAGTATCAATACTGACACCGGTTATGGGGGACATGATGGCCCCCTTAATGCTTACATCAGGGAGCGACGTAATAGTTTCAGGCAGAATAGCCATGTTGCTCCATGAATTGATCTACAATTGTCATATCGCTAAAAGGTTTGCGTTCACCCATGATTTCCTGGTAAGGCTCATGCCCCTTGCCCAGCACAGCAACGATATCGCCTGGTTTGGCTTCCAGTAAAGCCGCGTTTATTGCTTCAGTCCGATCTTGAATGACGCAATAATTTGAGCGCTCGCCGCAACCAGCAATGATCTCCTGGATAATATTGAGAGGTGCCTCTGTTCGAGGATTGTCATCTGTGATGAATGCTTTACTGGAGAGGCGAGTTGCAATTTCACCCATAATGGGACGCTTACCCTTGTCCCTGTCACCACCACAGCCAAAAACAGTGATGAGACGATTCTCCGGGTAGGATTCAGCCAGGGTCGCGAGTACGGTTTCCATGGCATCCGGTGTATGCGCATAATCCACAAAAACCTGAAAAGGTGCACGGTGTGTTATTTTTTCCAAACGACCAGGTACCATGGGAAGCGTTTTGGCCGAGATCTCAACCTTCTCAATATCACATTCCAACTCGATGGCTGCTGCATAGGCTGCCAGGAAGTTATAATAGTTGAAAGTTCCAACAGTATTTACCTGTACAACTCTTTGCCCATAAGGCGTATCCAGGGTGAGTTCAACACCCCGACGGTTTATTGAATGGTCCAGGATTCGGTATTCTGCAATTGAGTTATAGCCGTATCGGATAATTTTCGCTACGCAAACTTCTATGATTCTTTCTGCATAGGGATCATCCATATTGACTACAGCTACAGATTCTTTAGGTAAGCCCTTGAAAAGCAGCTGTTTTGCTGCCAGATAGTCTTCGAGGGAACCATGGTAGTCGAGATGATCCTGGGTAAGATTTGTGTACACTGCAACGTCAAAGGTCAGTCCGTCAACTCGATTTTGTGAAAGGGCATGAGAAGAAACCTCCAGGGTCACTGCTTTTGCCCCATGAGAAACAAATTCTGCAAGAATTTCATATAGATCAGCAGATTCTGGAGTGGTATGCATGAGATCAATGTCAACATCATCCATCTCAGCGCCTGTGGTGCCAATACGTCCAGCCAAGGTTCCACTTTGAGTAAGGAGATGCTGAACAAAATAATTGGTTGTGGTTTTGCCATTCGTTCCAGTGATGGCTACCAGCTTTAAACCCTCTTCAGGATGGCCAAAATAGCTAGAAGCGATGACTGGTAAGGCCAATCGTGAGTCTTGCACCAATATTGAAACTATGTTTTCTGGAATGACGAAATCTGACCGATCATATACAATGACCTGAGCCCCATTCTCAATGGCAGTGTATATAAAATCATGACCATCTGTAATGAGACCGCGTACGGCGATAAATAGATGTCCCGCTTGAACCTGTCTGGAATCATAGCTGATACCAGTGACTTCCGTATTCTGCTCACCGCGTGTTTCTAAAATTTCCGGGACTTGCTGAATGATATTAATTAGTTGCATTATTCACCCAAATAGATTTCTACAGATTGACCTGTTTTAAGTGTTTTGCCCGCTGCTGGCACCTGTCTGATGACTCGTCCACTTCCGTGAGGGACTGGCTTGAGACCCATGGCATAAAGCCCTGAAAGACTCATCTTCAAACTCATACCCAATAAATCAGGCATGGTGATCTGAGCAGTGTTAGCCTTCATGACTGGGAGGGAGGAGCTCAGCAATTGTCCCTGAAGCGACTGCGGTGCCTCGCGGATGCTTTCATCTCTGTCCTTAGGTACAGAGGCCTGTAAATAAGGCTCTGCGTCTCGTCCTTTAAGATTATAAATCCGTCGATAAATTTCCTTGGCAATGGGAGCTGCAATCATTCCACCGGTGTACCCACCTTTTCTGGGATGGTCCACGGTGACGATCAATGTATATTCAGGATCCTCTGAGGGATAAAAACTGGCGAAGGAAGCAACATACTCACTGACATATTTGCCATTTTTTAGTTTTTTAGCGGTACCGGTCTTACCTGCTATTCTCAGGTTGGGCAGGAATGCTTTGTGCCCCGTTCCTTGAGAGACCGCTTTCTCAAGAATATCAGACATGGTATGCATGGTTTTTTCTGAAGCCACACGACGCAACGCATCCATACGGTCAATTTTCTGCTCATGTCCCTTTGGCGTTTTGAGCTTTTGAATGAGCTGAGGCTTCATAAGAATACCACCGTTTCCGATGGCAGAGTAAGCCATGGCCATCTGCAGAGTGGTCACAGACACTTCATAGCCAATGGCAATTTCAGATTTTGATAAATCGGACCAGAGCTTGTTGTTTTTTAGAGAGCCACTGCTCTCATATGGGAATTGAATACCACTTTTTTCGCTGAATCCAAATTTCCGGGCCGTATTAAACATCTGTTTTTCATCAAGTAATTCCATGGCCTTGATGATTCCAATATTGGATGAATTCTGAAGAACTTCTGCGAAGGTTAGCTTGTCAAATGATTTCCAATCCTTTACATCTATCCCATGAATGGAGTATTCGCCTCTTTCACAATCGAAAACGTCCATGGGATGAACCTTATTGTCCTCCAGTAGCGCGGTGGCACCAACTACCTTAAATGTTGAGCCAGGCTCAAAAGCTGACATGATGGGGTGAGCTATCAAGGATGCTTCAGTGATTTTGGAGCGTGAATTCGGATTAAAGGTCGGTATGTTTGCCAGAGCCAGTATTTCACCTGTACTTGGATCAACCAGGATTGCCTCAGCCTTATCTGCGTTGTGTCTCGCAACTGCTTCGCGTAATTCTTCTTCAATGATTATCTGGATGTCTACATCAATGGTAAGAAAGCAATCATCCCCATTGATGGGCTTCTGCTCTCTAAAGCCGCCCCTGATCCTGGTATTGCCCCGACCATCAGAACCAAGCTCTCTCCACCCATCTATCCCTGCCAGTTGATGATCGTAATAATCTTCCAAACCTGACAGCCCATGGTTTTCTGTTCCCACAAAGCCAATCAATGGTGCTGCTACATCACCATAGGGATAATAACGCCGTACGTTTGACTGAACTTGAACACCAACAGGGAGGGGGCTCTGGCTCAATTCGCGACCCAAACGGGGATTCACGTCTTTTTCAAGATAGACAAATGACTTTTTGGTTTTCAGTTTGTTGAGATAGTAACGTTTCGACTTGTTGAATGTTTTGCTAAACAATCTGGCGACTGCATCTTTGTCTTTCACTTGAGCAGGGTGAGCTGAAAATGTGAAATGCTCTATATTATCAGTGAGCTTTTTGCCATAGCGATCATAAAAATTTCCCCGCAGGGGTGATATGGCTATCTTGTCCTCGAATTGTGACTCCAGCGCTGTTCCAAGATTGTCTGGATCAATCACCTGGATATAGAACATCTTCAGGACCAGGGTAGCCCAGATGATGATGGAAGTAACAACCACAAAGATGTACCGTCCGCGAAATTTCTTGTAGGTCATACTCATTTGAGATTTACCCTGACTTCGCGTGTTTCCGGATCAGGCTGAACGAGTCCCAACTTTTCACGGGCAAGTTTTGAGAGTTTATCTGGGCGATGAAGACGATTTCTCTCACTCTGTACAAGATTGTATTCCCCCCGCAATTTGATTTCGCGGGTTCGAAGTGAATCCAGCTTCAATTCACCTGATCTGACTTCTTCGCCCAGCCATATATATAGAAAGAGCAAACTGGCGACCACAGGTATCATCCCTATATAGAGAATCGTCTTTAGGATTTCCTTGCGGGTCTCAGACTGCCGCATGCGACGTCCTTTCAGCTACACGAAGTTTTGCACTTCTGGCTCGGGGGTTTAATTGAGCTTCTTCCGGACTGGCTGTTATAGGTTTTCCACTGATGCGCAGCAGTAGAGGAATTTTTACTTCACTATCATGCATGCCAGGTTGCCGTGGAACATCCTGAGACCATTCACGGAAATGATTTTTCACCATGCGATCTTCCAGGGAGTGATACGAGATGACAGCCAGACGGCCGCCAGGGGCTAAAACTTGAATTGCTATATTCAGGACGGTCTCAAGAACTTCCATTTCGCGATTGACTTCGATTCTGAATGCCTGAAAAACACGTGCAAATGATTTATTGCGAAACCGAGGGTCGACACAGCCAGCGACCGCTTCGCGGAGCTCATCAATTTGCGTCAGTCTTTTATTGGTTCTCATATTCACAATTTTACGCGCTATCCTGCGACTATTCCTTTCCTCTCCGAAGCGATACATGATATCTGCAAGCTGTTCCTGCGAGTATTCATTAATCACCGTTTCGGCAGTAAGCTCATTTGAGCGGTCAAAACGCATGTCCAGGGGACCTTCAAGACTAAAGGCGAATCCTCTTTCTGGATCGTCCAGGGAAAAGGAGTTCAGCCCGAGATCCAGTAGGATTCCGTGGACTTTCGTCATATTCAGGTCAACCAGCACCTGATCCAAATTCTCAAAGTTCGTGCACTTCAAGTGCAGTGTTTGCTTAATTAGGGAAGGGTCGAATTGTTGGAGGGCAGATTCATCCTGATCGATACCGATCAGAGTAGCATCAGCATTTAACAGTAAGGATATTGCTTTTGAGTGTCCACCGAGACCGAAGGTGCCATCTATGTATATCCCAGATCGATCGTTTATCATCAGCGCGCAAACCTCGTCCACCAGTACTGGTGTGTGACGAAATTTCGGCTGACTTAGTTGATTCACGATGATCTAGTGTACTTGTCAATGGCTTCTATATCCTCAGCATCAAGTTGGAACTCAGTTTCCTCATAGCGTTTGAGAATGTCCGGATCCCAGATTTCGATTTCGTCGATCATCCCAATAATCACGACTTCTTTATCAACCCCGGCAAATTGCAGAAGGTTTGCAGGTATCATAACGCGACCCTGGCTATCGAATTTCAGGGGGGTGGCAAATCGAGTAGCCTGTCTTTTATAGGCTCGGTGTGCTCGAAGTTTCGAAGAAAGTGTAAGTAACTCATCTTCCTTCTCACGCCATTTGTCTAGTGAGTATACAACGATATTCTCTTCCTCGCCTCGTGTCACCACGAAGGTGTCCTCACTTGTCTCCGGTAACGCTTTGCGAAATTTCGCAGGAATATTCAATCGACCTTTTGCATCAATTGAATAACGAAATTCGCCTGTAAATGTGTTTGTTCCCATTTCCCGTTTCAGCTTTCTAATAATAGGGATATTTACCCACTATTAACCATAAGTTAGGGATTATAACCCACAAATCAAGAAAAAATGGCAAAATATTGTGATAATTTTGCCAGGGGTGTATTAACAGGATGCTTTGTTGGGTGATGATTATTACATGAATCTATATGGATAAATGCATATAATACAATAAGATAAATGATCTTTAAGATCTAACCAGTTTTGGAAATGTGGGGGCTGGTGAATGAAGCGTGGGTTAAAAACCCAGGTGTTTTTCCTGATTAAGCCTGGAAATGACGCTTAACAGGGGAAGCGAACTACAGGGTTGGATAGGTCTGTAAGTGTCCACCTGTGGAATCTGCTGTAACCACTAACCAGGAATTGCTAAATGGCGATCCTGGCAAGGTATCGCCTTTTACTGATAACAGGGCAGCCTCACCGGGATACAACTGCAGTTCAGTTGAATCAGTGAGTAGAAAATTAAGGGATAGTCCTGGCGCCTGGAACAAGGTGTCAGTTATAAGTGGACCGTCATTTCGGATAATGGAGAGAAAATCGGTTGATGTCACCGTCAAGGTATCCAAATTGGCAGAGAGGAGTGACCCTGAAATATTCATTGATTCCATGCTCTCCGTGCGATTCATTGGCGGTAGGAGTGAGGAAAGCGGCTTAGAATCAGAAGCATTGTCTGGTTGTAAGAGACTCTTGCCAAAGATGATGACGATAATCATTACCACCACTACACCCACAAGGCGAATCACATTACTCTGGGATCCCTTTTCCATCTCTAACAAGTTCTGAGCCTCAGAGAGCATTGCTCCACTCATATCCTGAGATGCATTTAAATCTGAAGATATATTACCAGAAACGCCCTGTTCCCCAGTCAATTTAAGCTCATTTTCAAGACCGCGGAGGATATCCTCAACGGGATAATCTATAGCTTGGGCATAGGCTTTCATGAATAATCGGACATAGGGTACAGGGAGAATGTGATAATCACCCTGTTCAAGTGCCTGTAGGATGCGAACGTTAATTTTTATATCCTCGGAGATCTCCTCCAGGATAAGTCCTTTTTTCAGGCGATGGTTTCTTAAGTCCTCATGAAATGCCACGATAGTTCCTCTTCGCTAAGTGCTGGTGAGTTTAAGTATTTTTCCACGTAAATCAAGACCGCAGAAAGGGAGGCCTATATGTTTTTCCCAGGAAAAAGGGAAATCATAAAAAGATTATTTAAGGGTGATGGAGTAGTGACGGAGGAGATTGTTTAATTTCTCGTTAAAGTCAGAGAGTGGCAAGCCAACCACATTATAAAAGCACCCTTGTATTCGATCCACAAACACACTGGAGTAATCCTGAATCCCATATGCTCCCGCTTTATCGAATGGAGCCCGGGTTTCTATATAATAGTTAATTTCTTCGGGACGAAGTTTTTTAAAATGAACCTGAGTTAACACATGATGCACTTCTTTGATGTTGGATGCCTTTAAATGAAAACTGTAGGCAGTAATTACCTGATGGTTTTGCCCAGAGAGTTGACTAAGCATTCTGTAGGCTGAGGCATCATTTTCTGGTTTTCCTAAAACTTCGTTGCCAATGATGACGATGGTATCTGCTCCAATAACTAAGGCATCTGGATATTGATTGGAGATTTCACCAGCCTTGAGGGTAGCTAGATTTGAGGCATAGCCTGCTGGATCATCGTCCTCAAAAGGTGGCTCGTCAACATGGCTGGGGATAACCCTGAAAGAATAACCGATTTGTTCCAGGAGACTCTTTCTGCGGGGAGAGGCACTGGCTAATATAAGCTGTGTTTCAGGTCTCAACGGCTGATGACGATCTTCTGTAAACTCTGGGCCGGCTCGGTGAAATCATCGCTATCTGCTTCGATCACCAGGATATAGACACCGTTGGCCAACTGATTTCCAAAACGATCTCGACCATCCCATGGGAATGAATTAAACCCCTGGTTCTGAAAACCCTCTGAGTCAGAAACAATTTTACGCCCGGCCAAGGTATAGATCGCATACGCTACCTCAGCAGGATGGGAGAGCATGTAGGTGACATCAGTTTGATCCACCATGGGATTGGGGAAATTGAAAAGATCGTATATACGAAAGTCATTTGCGGCAAAAAACTCAAGTCGAACACTGGCTTCACTGGGATTGTTTTGACTATCCCATGCCTTGGCAGAGACGACATGTTCACCTGGTGGAATTTCAGAAAGATAGGCGGAGAGACGACCCAAGTCAGAATGATCCAGGTCATATTCGAATAATTCTGTGACTTCAAAAGCGTTTTCCCAGTCCCCATCTATGGCAAGTGTAATTCCATGTCCGGCGACGCCAGTCAGATTGATGCCCTGGGCATCACTGATTTCTATTTCCAGTGCTTCATTTGCAGAAAAATGATCACCATTCAGCAGCACCATATTGTCAGAGATAAAAAGAATCTCTGGACCTTCAGTATCCAGTGCTGTTGAATCGGTACCCATAAATCTCAGTGTGTCAATATAGATGCTGCCATCCAGTCCTGATTGATCCCAATACTGAACCCTCAGGATACCTCCCGTCCCGGAATATTTTATATCCTTTGGAAGGGTAAAGCTCCCGGAGAAATCCCTATCATTCACGGAAATCAGCCCTCGAAAAATTCGCTTCCCAGGCAGGACATAGGAAATGCTTGCCGTTGTATTATTATAACTATTATAAAATGATCTGGTCACTGGAGTTGGCGTATCGAACACCGTAACGGCTGCTCTGGCATCTGTACCGAGAGAGGTATCTGCAACACCAGCATAATTGATACGACCCATAGCTTGCATGACAGAGGGTGAAACTGTATCAATATGACCTTTGCGGACAGGAGAGGCCAAACGCAGGGCTGGATCAGAGAACAATATATATTTCTCATTATTTGGATCAGATCCTGCTGTAATATTTTTTGCCATCATGACGGCATCACCCACAGTCAGCGATCTGCCGGCATCAAGTTCAGGAAAAAGAAAATCAAAAAAGTCGGAAAGGAGTATCTCATTAAATACTGCATAGGTTTTGCGGGTTGTGGATAATATGCCAACAGCGCCATTGCTTTCCATGAGCATAAGCTCTTCAGGTACGCATGATGAGTTTACATCATCATATTTTGCCCAGTCGCAGGTTCCAGCCACCCAGAAGGGGAGACGCATGCCGGTTTTGACCAGACCAAGATCTGAGGAAGTAAACACCTCCTCTTGGGCCCACACCGTTGGAGAACCATGACCAAGATAATTCACCATTAAAGTCCCGTTGTACAGCGTTTGGAGAAATGCATCCCGCGCTTTAGGCTTTTTAATGTATGGCGAGTTGGGGTCCTGAACTTCTGGATACTCTGTAAGGTAAACCTTATTCACATGCATACTTGAGGGCATAATCCTGGCCAGCCCTTCTGTATCTCTGATATGTTCATATTCCACTCTGGTGCGACTTGGCCGAAGTGGATCATCTGCAACCAGGGTCACCGTGTTACGCCAGATACCTGGCTCCGGAGTCAGCTCATAGCTGATAATTTTGTCTATCATGATCTCGAGCTGATCATTTGTTTGCGCCGGTAATCTACCAATGGCAATATCAGGTAGCCGATCCCATTCTCCAGATGCAATATGTGTATATCGATCGTCTGTGGAATAGGAACTCACATCCGTATTCCCATCTTTTTGAAAACTGGGTATGATCATTTTGCTCTGACCGGTAATATTACGGAAATCATAATCCGTATCACCAAGAAACAGGACGTACCTCAGCGTCGGTGCGCCCCAGTAGAAGTATACATAATGTAAAAAATGTTTAATGGCAGCTGCATCCTGAGTGCCAGCTGAGAATTCATTGTAAATATCTTCTATAAAGACAATTTCAACATTGAGCTGTTCATCAAAGGGAACCTGCTCTTCGCGGAGGGTCTTCAGTCGTTCTGCTTGTGCCTCAAATATTGAGGGTGTGATAATGATGTAATCAGCCTGCATATCAGTGCGGCGCAGTTTGGGTTCACCCAGATTGACGGTTTCGCTGAGAACAACCTGTTCAGCCTGGTCTTCAGTAAAGCCAATCACTTCGCGGAAACCGTTGTCAGCGATGGAGAATTGATTGTTCGTAATCTCCCATTCATGAATGGCACTGGGATCTGTGATATCCCATAAATGAAATTGGGGAGTGGTATCATGAAAGATCAACTTATTCACACTGCCGCTAAGATCTACGGTTCCAAATAAATAGTCCGGGGAAGGCGCTAATTGCCTGTCATAGATCAATCTCAGGCTGTCCAGGTATAAAATAGAGGCGTTGGAATTACTTCGATACCCAATGCTCAGCGTGTTGGCTCCATCACGTAACATGTTTTCACCAGCAGTACCACTAAGGACGATCTGTTTATAGAGTCCATTATTCTGACTCACGTTAAAAGCTACACCGTTCAACTCAATATCCAGGAA
Above is a genomic segment from Candidatus Neomarinimicrobiota bacterium containing:
- a CDS encoding helix-turn-helix domain-containing protein; the protein is MAFHEDLRNHRLKKGLILEEISEDIKINVRILQALEQGDYHILPVPYVRLFMKAYAQAIDYPVEDILRGLENELKLTGEQGVSGNISSDLNASQDMSGAMLSEAQNLLEMEKGSQSNVIRLVGVVVVMIIVIIFGKSLLQPDNASDSKPLSSLLPPMNRTESMESMNISGSLLSANLDTLTVTSTDFLSIIRNDGPLITDTLFQAPGLSLNFLLTDSTELQLYPGEAALLSVKGDTLPGSPFSNSWLVVTADSTGGHLQTYPTL
- the maf gene encoding septum formation protein Maf, yielding MRPETQLILASASPRRKSLLEQIGYSFRVIPSHVDEPPFEDDDPAGYASNLATLKAGEISNQYPDALVIGADTIVIIGNEVLGKPENDASAYRMLSQLSGQNHQVITAYSFHLKASNIKEVHHVLTQVHFKKLRPEEINYYIETRAPFDKAGAYGIQDYSSVFVDRIQGCFYNVVGLPLSDFNEKLNNLLRHYSITLK
- the porU gene encoding type IX secretion system sortase PorU, producing MNKLFALIVLATSLAGMDLSISQVQKHSMTIDLKIEIPQLSEYEIDGNIIQLPRWADAKFAFHPEQEKIHPVFSIPILLPPDGTLPEVEIIYSQSSQDSRLPGKIQNSDLHSDMDLPLLQSSQIINVISAEDFRAFNTARILIMPYAEPGQRLDNISFRLIFPDNITGGRIQDSDLVSTYLNSQMASNWAKIEPQSLHRIASSLPTGQWFRFPINEMGIQRINASSFPGNVPDSNPLSWQVYAPYYEGQSLPFELSNTDPMPDNLKAISMKTQGLEDGVMSGDDEILFFAQALNGQFKSNNFTHLYGNQRFYWLCIPDQDNQTANTVSVLQESTLDATHTITAYEKRIYHESELHNQLHSGVTWIGEKLTGTTDQFSLNFTDNYLDLDSEIKFNALMVIDYDAGIFQHFLDIELNGVAFNVSQNNGLYKQIVLSGTAGENMLRDGANTLSIGYRSNSNASILYLDSLRLIYDRQLAPSPDYLFGTVDLSGSVNKLIFHDTTPQFHLWDITDPSAIHEWEITNNQFSIADNGFREVIGFTEDQAEQVVLSETVNLGEPKLRRTDMQADYIIITPSIFEAQAERLKTLREEQVPFDEQLNVEIVFIEDIYNEFSAGTQDAAAIKHFLHYVYFYWGAPTLRYVLFLGDTDYDFRNITGQSKMIIPSFQKDGNTDVSSYSTDDRYTHIASGEWDRLPDIAIGRLPAQTNDQLEIMIDKIISYELTPEPGIWRNTVTLVADDPLRPSRTRVEYEHIRDTEGLARIMPSSMHVNKVYLTEYPEVQDPNSPYIKKPKARDAFLQTLYNGTLMVNYLGHGSPTVWAQEEVFTSSDLGLVKTGMRLPFWVAGTCDWAKYDDVNSSCVPEELMLMESNGAVGILSTTRKTYAVFNEILLSDFFDFLFPELDAGRSLTVGDAVMMAKNITAGSDPNNEKYILFSDPALRLASPVRKGHIDTVSPSVMQAMGRINYAGVADTSLGTDARAAVTVFDTPTPVTRSFYNSYNNTTASISYVLPGKRIFRGLISVNDRDFSGSFTLPKDIKYSGTGGILRVQYWDQSGLDGSIYIDTLRFMGTDSTALDTEGPEILFISDNMVLLNGDHFSANEALEIEISDAQGINLTGVAGHGITLAIDGDWENAFEVTELFEYDLDHSDLGRLSAYLSEIPPGEHVVSAKAWDSQNNPSEASVRLEFFAANDFRIYDLFNFPNPMVDQTDVTYMLSHPAEVAYAIYTLAGRKIVSDSEGFQNQGFNSFPWDGRDRFGNQLANGVYILVIEADSDDFTEPAQSLQKIVISR
- the mraZ gene encoding division/cell wall cluster transcriptional repressor MraZ; the encoded protein is MGTNTFTGEFRYSIDAKGRLNIPAKFRKALPETSEDTFVVTRGEEENIVVYSLDKWREKEDELLTLSSKLRAHRAYKRQATRFATPLKFDSQGRVMIPANLLQFAGVDKEVVIIGMIDEIEIWDPDILKRYEETEFQLDAEDIEAIDKYTRSS
- the rsmH gene encoding 16S rRNA (cytosine(1402)-N(4))-methyltransferase RsmH — its product is MINDRSGIYIDGTFGLGGHSKAISLLLNADATLIGIDQDESALQQFDPSLIKQTLHLKCTNFENLDQVLVDLNMTKVHGILLDLGLNSFSLDDPERGFAFSLEGPLDMRFDRSNELTAETVINEYSQEQLADIMYRFGEERNSRRIARKIVNMRTNKRLTQIDELREAVAGCVDPRFRNKSFARVFQAFRIEVNREMEVLETVLNIAIQVLAPGGRLAVISYHSLEDRMVKNHFREWSQDVPRQPGMHDSEVKIPLLLRISGKPITASPEEAQLNPRARSAKLRVAERTSHAAV